ACCAAGTGAGCCGGTGACCAGGGCGATCTACTACGTCACGTAGGATCCGGTGCATGGTCACCACTCTCGACGACACGACCGCCGCCGAGCGCGTCTCCACCAGCTTCCCGGCTCGGGCCTTCAAGCTCGCCGCCTTCGCCGAAGCAGTCTCCTGGATCGGCCTGCTGATCGGCATGTTCTTCAAGTGGATCGTGCAGTCCGGCGATCTCGGGGTGCGGATCTTCGGCCCGATCCACGGCACGATCTTCGTGCTCTACGTGATCAGCCTGGTGGCGGTCTCGGTGACGCACAAGTGGACGCCGAAGGAGTCGCTGCTCGGCCTGGTCAGCAGTGTGCCCCCGCTGATGACGGTGTGGTTCGAGCGCCGCGCGGAGCGCCGCGGCGCCCTGGTGCGCCGCGCGGCCTGACGCCATACCAACTCCGCCGACGACGCCGACGACGCCGGCGCGTCCCGAAGTGCCGACGGTCGGGGGTTGGGGACGGGGTTTCGCGGAAAGTGCGTCCCGAAGTGCCGACGGTCGGGGGTTGGGGACGGGGTTGCGCGGAGAATGCGTCCCGAAGTGCCGACGGTCGGGGGTTGGGGACGGGGTTGCGCGGAAGGGCGTCCCGAAGTGCCGACGGTCGGGGGCTGGGGACGGGTTGCGCGGAAGGCGCGTCCCGAAGTGCCGACGGTCGGTTGGTCGGGACGCCTCAGGCGGCCGCGGGGGCGCGCGAGTTGCCGGTGATCACCACGGCGAGCCGGCTGCCGCGCCAGCGGTCGGGGTCCGACTGCAGGAACGCGACGCCCGCGGCGGCCGCGCCCTCGACGAGCAGTTCGTCGTGCCGCCGGAGCGTCTCCAGCGCGGTGCGCAACTGCTCCTCGCTGACCGTGTCGATCTCGTCGATCACCTGCCGGGCGATGCGGAAGGTGTACCGGTTGTGCGGGCCGAGATCGCCCAGCAGTGAGGTCGCGACCGTGTCCACCTCGTCGATCGACACCGGGTGACCGGCGCGCAGCGAGCGGTACATGGTGTCGGCCCGCTCGGCGCACACCCCGACGACCTGCGTGCCGTGGGTGACCGCCTTGACCGCCAGGCCGATGCCGCCGCTGAGACCGCCGCCGGAGACCGGTACGACGACCGCGTCCAGCGGCGGCAGGTCGTGCGTCAGTTCCAGCCCGATGGTGCCCTGGCCGCTGATCACGTCCGGGTGGTCGAACGGCGGGACGAACAGGTAGCCGCGGTCGTTCGCGAGTGCGAGCGCGGCGGTGATGGCGGCGGTCTGGTCGTGGCTGGTGTGGTCCACCACCGCGCCGAGTTGCTCCAGCGCGCGGGCGCGGTAG
This genomic window from Flexivirga oryzae contains:
- a CDS encoding DUF3817 domain-containing protein; protein product: MVTTLDDTTAAERVSTSFPARAFKLAAFAEAVSWIGLLIGMFFKWIVQSGDLGVRIFGPIHGTIFVLYVISLVAVSVTHKWTPKESLLGLVSSVPPLMTVWFERRAERRGALVRRAA
- a CDS encoding pyridoxal-phosphate dependent enzyme, with protein sequence MTDLALPDLDAIRSAQRRIAGHVEHTPSRISRWLSELTGATVYLKLEIEQPTGSFKVRGACNAIRAAAEGGEVTGVTTASTGNHARAVAHMGRRFGLPVTAFLARTVPDYRARALEQLGAVVDHTSHDQTAAITAALALANDRGYLFVPPFDHPDVISGQGTIGLELTHDLPPLDAVVVPVSGGGLSGGIGLAVKAVTHGTQVVGVCAERADTMYRSLRAGHPVSIDEVDTVATSLLGDLGPHNRYTFRIARQVIDEIDTVSEEQLRTALETLRRHDELLVEGAAAAGVAFLQSDPDRWRGSRLAVVITGNSRAPAAA